One Algibacter sp. L3A6 genomic region harbors:
- a CDS encoding tetratricopeptide repeat protein yields MKYLATLIVLLVSLSSFSQEEEKAQLLALKKANDFVYEGNNLVNEDDYVLAEMEYRKAISENPKSIAGAYNLGNAYYTKGSFDEAVFRLEQAATTATSKSEKHKAFHNIGTILMKGKKCKEAVEAFKSALRNNPADDETRYNLGLAKECAKEQQNQEDQNQDDKKDKNEDQKDEKDNKDNKEDKENKDKGDDENKDDKKDEGDKDKKEGDDKKDDEGKPKDEKEDKGKDGDQDKKEQQQPKPQPGQMSPQQIKNLLEAMNNQEQAVQEKMNAEKVKGVKVKTDKDW; encoded by the coding sequence ATGAAATACTTAGCAACACTTATAGTTTTATTGGTAAGTCTGTCTTCTTTTTCTCAAGAAGAAGAAAAGGCACAGTTATTAGCGCTTAAAAAAGCCAACGATTTTGTTTACGAAGGGAATAACTTAGTGAATGAGGACGATTATGTTTTAGCCGAAATGGAATATAGAAAAGCTATTTCAGAAAACCCAAAAAGTATTGCAGGCGCTTATAATTTAGGTAATGCCTATTATACAAAAGGAAGTTTTGATGAGGCTGTATTTCGTTTAGAACAGGCTGCTACAACAGCAACATCAAAATCTGAAAAACATAAAGCATTCCATAACATAGGAACTATTTTAATGAAAGGTAAAAAATGTAAAGAAGCTGTTGAAGCTTTTAAAAGTGCGTTAAGAAATAATCCTGCAGATGATGAAACACGTTACAACTTAGGCTTGGCTAAAGAATGCGCTAAGGAGCAGCAAAATCAGGAAGACCAAAATCAGGACGATAAAAAAGATAAAAACGAAGATCAAAAGGACGAGAAGGATAATAAAGACAATAAAGAAGATAAGGAAAATAAAGATAAAGGCGACGACGAGAACAAAGACGATAAGAAGGACGAAGGCGATAAAGACAAGAAAGAAGGCGATGATAAAAAAGACGATGAGGGCAAGCCTAAAGATGAAAAGGAAGATAAAGGCAAAGATGGTGATCAAGATAAAAAAGAGCAACAACAGCCAAAACCGCAGCCAGGGCAAATGTCTCCACAGCAAATAAAAAACTTGCTGGAAGCCATGAATAATCAAGAGCAAGCTGTTCAAGAAAAAATGAATGCCGAAAAAGTAAAGGGTGTTAAGGTTAAAACCGATAAGGATTGGTAG
- a CDS encoding universal stress protein, with amino-acid sequence MKNKKFKILVLSDLKKDTNSTIISAVSLSKMINAEVDLFHVKKPTDVIASDSQLSAMRTLNQEQNQSRNKIKETIAPLNKAYNVNITSNFGIGNIKAEIEAYIKATKPDVIVLGKRSSKVISLIGDNITDFVLKMHEGPVLITSNKNEIAPETELQIGLLNGKSQVFNQAFSEDVLANTTKPLKSFNLVDSKDVADDKNAVNKAIDYVFEKNDNTINKLADYLEKNHVNLLFVNRADKADAAANDKSEIKNLINNVNVSLFITGSTQKLAV; translated from the coding sequence ATGAAAAATAAGAAATTTAAAATCTTAGTGCTTTCAGATTTAAAAAAGGATACAAACAGCACGATTATAAGTGCTGTTAGTTTATCAAAAATGATAAATGCTGAGGTAGATTTATTTCATGTAAAAAAGCCAACCGATGTTATTGCTAGCGACAGTCAGTTATCGGCTATGCGTACATTAAATCAGGAACAGAACCAATCTCGAAATAAAATTAAAGAAACCATAGCGCCTTTAAATAAGGCGTATAATGTTAATATTACTTCTAATTTTGGAATTGGTAACATAAAAGCGGAAATTGAAGCTTATATAAAAGCAACAAAGCCAGATGTTATTGTTCTAGGTAAAAGAAGTTCTAAAGTAATTAGCTTGATAGGAGATAATATTACCGATTTTGTGCTAAAAATGCACGAAGGGCCTGTATTAATTACTTCTAATAAAAACGAGATTGCTCCAGAAACCGAATTACAAATTGGTTTGTTGAACGGGAAGTCTCAAGTTTTTAATCAAGCCTTTTCGGAAGATGTACTTGCGAATACAACCAAACCATTAAAGTCCTTTAATTTGGTAGACAGCAAAGACGTTGCAGACGATAAAAATGCTGTAAATAAAGCTATTGATTATGTGTTTGAAAAAAATGATAACACCATTAACAAATTAGCCGATTATTTAGAAAAAAACCATGTAAATTTATTGTTTGTAAATCGTGCCGATAAAGCAGATGCTGCAGCAAATGATAAGTCCGAAATTAAAAACTTAATTAACAATGTTAACGTGTCGCTATTTATAACGGGTAGTACACAAAAATTAGCTGTTTAA
- a CDS encoding vWA domain-containing protein produces the protein MFQLEEKIWFWTLAIIPVIIVLFLLLQFWRYRTQKKFADKELLKRLSPNKSLFKSILKVVVLSLAFLCLTIALVNPKVGTKLETVKREGVDIVFAVDVSKSMLAEDIAPNRLEKSKQLVTQIINNLASDRVGIIAYAGKAFPQLPITTDYGSAKMFLNNMNTDMLSSQGTAINEAIKLATTYFDNEEQTNRVLIIISDGEDHSEDALAYAEQASEQGIKIFTIGVGDLKGGPIPIKRNGIVLNYKKDNQGETVITRLNEDTLKKIAEEANGAYINGKNTNDVVEHIREILNGMDKTEFEAKQFADFKDQFQWFLGLGIFLLLIDVFLLERKTGWLKKLNLFNENL, from the coding sequence ATGTTTCAATTAGAAGAAAAAATATGGTTTTGGACGCTAGCAATTATTCCTGTAATAATTGTGCTGTTTTTGTTACTTCAATTTTGGAGATACCGTACACAAAAAAAGTTTGCCGATAAAGAACTTTTAAAGCGTTTAAGCCCGAATAAATCGTTGTTTAAATCTATTTTAAAAGTGGTGGTTTTAAGTTTGGCTTTTTTGTGTTTAACCATTGCTTTGGTAAACCCAAAAGTGGGTACAAAACTAGAAACGGTAAAACGTGAGGGGGTCGATATTGTTTTTGCAGTCGATGTTTCTAAAAGTATGTTAGCCGAAGATATTGCGCCAAACAGGTTAGAGAAATCTAAACAATTGGTAACGCAAATTATCAATAATTTAGCCAGTGATCGTGTTGGTATTATTGCATACGCAGGTAAAGCATTTCCGCAGTTACCTATAACTACAGATTATGGATCGGCTAAAATGTTTTTAAACAACATGAATACCGATATGTTGTCATCACAAGGAACAGCAATTAACGAAGCCATAAAATTAGCAACCACTTATTTTGATAATGAAGAGCAAACCAATCGTGTTTTAATCATTATTTCAGATGGGGAAGATCATAGTGAAGATGCTTTAGCTTACGCTGAACAAGCTAGTGAACAAGGTATCAAGATATTTACCATTGGTGTTGGTGATTTAAAGGGAGGTCCAATTCCTATTAAAAGAAATGGTATTGTTTTAAATTATAAAAAAGACAATCAAGGTGAAACGGTAATTACACGTTTAAATGAAGATACCTTAAAGAAAATTGCCGAAGAAGCTAATGGTGCTTACATTAACGGGAAAAACACAAATGATGTTGTCGAGCATATTCGTGAGATATTAAACGGTATGGACAAAACAGAGTTTGAGGCCAAACAATTCGCCGATTTTAAAGATCAATTTCAGTGGTTTTTAGGCTTAGGGATTTTCTTATTACTAATAGATGTTTTCTTGTTAGAAAGAAAAACAGGTTGGTTGAAAAAATTGAATTTATTTAATGAGAATTTATAG
- a CDS encoding DUF2490 domain-containing protein — protein MAALILVLMLPLFSQAQESDLGNWLIYIGNKKLNSKWNIHNEVQYRNYNAVGDLEQLLLRTGLGYNINEKNNVLLGYGYILSENYVGDTDEKVSVNEHRIFQQFTTKQSIGKVGLSHRYRFEQRFVEADFKMRFRYFLGIKIPLQYKEDGSSPLYLSAYNEIFLNTESSVFDRNRVYGGLGYTFSKQLRLELGYMNQFFETSGRDQINVIAFVNF, from the coding sequence ATGGCAGCATTAATTTTGGTATTAATGCTGCCTTTATTTTCTCAGGCCCAAGAGAGCGATTTAGGGAATTGGCTTATTTACATAGGTAACAAAAAACTAAATAGTAAATGGAACATTCACAACGAGGTACAATACAGAAACTATAATGCTGTTGGCGATTTAGAACAGTTGTTGTTACGTACTGGTTTGGGGTATAATATTAATGAGAAAAACAATGTTTTGTTAGGTTATGGATATATCCTATCAGAAAATTATGTTGGAGACACAGACGAAAAAGTATCGGTAAACGAGCATCGTATTTTTCAACAGTTTACTACAAAACAAAGTATTGGTAAGGTTGGTTTAAGCCATCGTTATCGTTTTGAACAACGTTTTGTGGAAGCTGATTTTAAAATGCGTTTTCGCTATTTTTTAGGTATCAAAATACCACTTCAGTATAAGGAAGATGGTAGCAGTCCATTATACCTATCTGCTTACAACGAAATCTTTTTAAATACCGAATCTTCGGTGTTCGATAGAAATCGTGTTTATGGTGGTTTAGGTTATACCTTTTCTAAACAATTACGTTTAGAATTGGGGTATATGAATCAGTTTTTCGAAACCTCTGGTAGGGATCAAATTAATGTCATTGCTTTTGTTAATTTCTAA
- a CDS encoding SulP family inorganic anion transporter, whose amino-acid sequence MKNLFSNIKGDAFGGITAGIVALPLALAFGVSSGLGPEAGLYGAIFISFFAALFGGTSTQISGPTAPMTAVSMVVIAGIVAANDGSVEKALPAILTVFMLAGLMQVGLGLLGLGKYIRYIPYPVVSGFMTAIGVIILLTQILPSIGYYPKEDVEFVEQFKPLAEEVILENILKEEAGEGILVLENFKETISQAAKITPEQILNESQTLAAKEASGTVGALKVLPRALQNINWLELVLALATIFIIYGFKRITKAVPSTLVALVVVSGIAYGFNLGYRPISEIPGGIPIPHLEMFTSFSLGKITPYIFTALTLALLGAIDSLLTSVVADNMTKTKHKPNKELIGQGIGNTIASIFGGIPGAGATIRTVVNINAGGKTKLSGMIAGIMLLVIMLALGPVASKIPAAVLAGILVTVGIGVMDYKGLKAIPSLPRDIKIGPIKLSSEVLIMLVVLLLSTFWDLIYAVGIGLIIASLMFMKKIGDLTAERSDVKSLKEETWTDEVGFPENLKEEVFIKHLKGPLFFGSTSDFQALTLQIPNTAKTVILRLGRMQYMDQTGLYAMEDMLQELKKNNVEVLFVGLLKQPRYMMERIDIIPDFIPNEHIFKDFKSCLQWVKNNIKDSI is encoded by the coding sequence ATGAAGAATTTATTTTCAAATATAAAAGGCGATGCCTTTGGTGGAATTACCGCGGGAATTGTAGCACTGCCATTAGCTTTAGCTTTTGGAGTCTCTTCTGGTTTAGGACCGGAAGCTGGATTATATGGTGCTATATTTATCAGTTTTTTTGCAGCATTATTTGGAGGTACTAGTACGCAAATTTCTGGTCCAACAGCACCAATGACAGCCGTAAGTATGGTTGTTATTGCAGGTATTGTAGCTGCGAATGATGGTAGTGTGGAAAAAGCACTACCTGCTATTTTAACCGTTTTTATGTTAGCTGGCTTAATGCAAGTTGGTCTAGGTCTTTTAGGTCTAGGAAAATATATTAGATATATTCCATATCCGGTAGTTTCAGGGTTCATGACGGCTATTGGTGTTATTATTCTATTAACACAAATTTTACCATCTATTGGGTATTATCCAAAGGAAGATGTTGAGTTTGTAGAACAATTTAAACCACTCGCAGAAGAGGTTATACTAGAAAATATTTTAAAAGAAGAAGCTGGCGAAGGCATACTAGTTCTTGAAAACTTTAAAGAAACTATTAGCCAAGCAGCCAAAATTACTCCAGAACAAATATTAAATGAGTCTCAAACTTTAGCAGCCAAAGAAGCTTCTGGGACGGTTGGAGCTCTTAAAGTATTGCCACGAGCATTACAAAACATTAATTGGCTAGAACTTGTTTTAGCACTTGCCACCATATTTATAATTTATGGATTTAAGCGAATTACTAAAGCGGTACCAAGCACATTAGTGGCACTAGTTGTAGTATCAGGAATCGCTTATGGATTTAACTTAGGTTACCGACCTATTTCTGAAATACCAGGAGGAATTCCTATTCCGCATCTAGAAATGTTCACCAGTTTCAGCCTTGGTAAAATTACACCATACATATTCACAGCACTTACTTTGGCGCTTCTAGGAGCTATCGATTCACTTTTAACAAGTGTAGTGGCAGATAATATGACAAAAACCAAACACAAGCCAAATAAGGAATTAATTGGTCAGGGAATTGGTAATACTATCGCCTCTATTTTTGGAGGTATTCCTGGTGCAGGTGCAACCATTCGTACTGTTGTAAATATTAATGCAGGTGGAAAAACTAAACTATCAGGAATGATTGCGGGTATTATGCTATTAGTAATTATGCTCGCTTTAGGGCCTGTAGCATCAAAAATTCCAGCAGCTGTGTTAGCAGGTATTTTAGTAACTGTTGGTATTGGAGTTATGGATTACAAAGGTTTAAAAGCCATTCCTAGCTTACCACGTGATATTAAAATCGGACCAATAAAACTAAGTTCAGAAGTGCTTATTATGCTTGTTGTTCTATTATTATCCACTTTTTGGGATTTAATTTATGCTGTAGGTATTGGTTTAATTATCGCATCATTAATGTTCATGAAAAAAATTGGAGACTTAACAGCAGAGCGTTCTGATGTGAAATCTTTAAAAGAAGAAACTTGGACAGACGAAGTTGGTTTTCCAGAAAATTTAAAAGAAGAAGTTTTTATCAAACACCTTAAGGGGCCTTTGTTCTTTGGGTCTACAAGCGATTTTCAGGCATTGACATTGCAAATTCCGAATACAGCAAAAACCGTTATTTTAAGGCTGGGTCGCATGCAATATATGGATCAGACGGGGTTATATGCTATGGAAGATATGCTTCAGGAACTTAAAAAAAACAATGTTGAAGTGCTGTTTGTAGGCTTGTTAAAACAGCCACGATACATGATGGAACGTATTGATATTATTCCAGATTTTATTCCAAATGAACATATTTTTAAAGATTTTAAATCTTGTTTACAGTGGGTTAAAAATAATATAAAAGATAGCATTTAA
- a CDS encoding SulP family inorganic anion transporter, with translation MFKNIKSDLPASIVVFFVALPLCLGIALASGAPLFSGVIAGVVGGVVVGALSGSKLGVSGPAAGLAAIVLTAIGTLGGYENFLVAVVLGGVIQIIFSILKAGVIGYYFPSSVIKGMLTGIGIIIILKQIPHFFGYDAELEGADSFVESSGENTFSAILNITDHIILGSLVIGLIGLGIILFWDKVLAKKAKIFQVIQGPLVAVVLGIVYFAVTQDHETLGIAPSHLVSVPIPEDFSSFLSQFSFPNFAAITNPDVWIVAFTIALVASLETLLSVEATDKLDPHKNVTPTNRELLAQGTGNIIVGLIGGLPVTQVIVRSSANIQSGGMSKLSTIIHGFLLLISVVVIPKLLNMIPLSVLAAILLVVGYKLAKPSLFVKMHKMGWKQSIPFTVTVLGIVFIDLLWGIGLGLAVGIVVILLKSYQNSHFLHIEDNSNGKHKIKMTLAEEVTFFNKGAILKELDSLPIDTYLEINLIKTRYLDNDIIEILEDFLLKAEERNIDIKLVSKRGVVENPSSFIKFFNEREKSNLSLS, from the coding sequence ATGTTTAAAAATATTAAGAGCGACTTACCTGCGAGTATAGTTGTGTTTTTCGTTGCATTACCATTATGTTTAGGTATTGCATTAGCTAGTGGTGCGCCACTATTTTCAGGAGTTATTGCCGGTGTTGTCGGTGGTGTTGTTGTTGGTGCTTTAAGTGGGTCTAAACTTGGAGTTAGTGGGCCAGCTGCCGGATTAGCTGCTATTGTATTAACTGCAATTGGCACCTTAGGTGGTTACGAAAACTTTTTGGTTGCAGTTGTTTTAGGTGGTGTTATCCAAATTATTTTCAGCATTTTAAAAGCTGGAGTTATTGGGTATTATTTTCCTTCTTCAGTAATAAAAGGGATGTTAACTGGTATTGGTATTATTATTATCTTAAAACAAATACCACACTTTTTTGGTTACGATGCCGAGTTAGAAGGTGCCGATAGTTTTGTTGAAAGTTCTGGTGAAAATACGTTTTCAGCAATATTAAATATTACCGATCATATTATTTTAGGGTCTCTAGTTATTGGTTTAATTGGTTTAGGAATTATTCTTTTTTGGGATAAGGTACTTGCTAAAAAAGCTAAAATATTTCAAGTAATCCAAGGGCCATTAGTGGCTGTTGTTTTAGGTATTGTTTATTTTGCGGTAACGCAAGATCACGAAACGTTAGGTATTGCGCCATCACACTTAGTGAGTGTGCCAATTCCAGAAGATTTTTCTTCTTTCCTTAGTCAATTTAGTTTTCCGAATTTTGCAGCAATTACAAATCCAGATGTATGGATTGTAGCTTTTACTATAGCTTTAGTAGCTAGTTTAGAAACGTTGTTAAGTGTTGAGGCTACCGATAAATTAGATCCGCATAAAAACGTAACACCTACAAATCGCGAATTATTAGCACAAGGTACGGGTAATATTATTGTTGGTTTAATTGGTGGTTTGCCAGTTACACAGGTAATTGTACGTAGTTCTGCAAATATTCAATCTGGTGGTATGTCTAAATTATCGACTATTATTCACGGTTTTTTATTGTTAATATCAGTAGTGGTTATCCCAAAATTACTAAACATGATTCCGTTGTCTGTGTTAGCAGCAATTTTATTAGTTGTAGGTTATAAATTAGCTAAGCCTAGTTTGTTTGTTAAAATGCATAAAATGGGTTGGAAACAATCTATTCCTTTTACAGTTACTGTTTTAGGTATTGTATTTATCGATTTACTTTGGGGTATTGGTTTAGGGTTAGCTGTAGGTATTGTAGTTATTCTTTTAAAGAGTTACCAGAATTCGCATTTCCTTCATATTGAAGATAATAGTAATGGAAAACATAAAATTAAAATGACCTTAGCGGAAGAAGTTACTTTTTTCAATAAAGGAGCCATTTTAAAAGAATTAGATAGCTTACCTATTGATACTTATTTAGAAATTAACTTAATAAAAACAAGGTACCTAGATAATGATATTATTGAAATTTTAGAAGATTTCTTGCTAAAGGCTGAGGAAAGAAACATCGATATTAAACTTGTCTCTAAACGTGGTGTAGTAGAAAACCCATCAAGTTTTATTAAGTTTTTTAACGAAAGAGAAAAGTCTAACCTAAGTTTAAGCTAA
- a CDS encoding tetratricopeptide repeat protein, which translates to MKKLLYILSFLFSFGLFAQSDALFKQGNTLYNEGKYAEAIQKYDAILNTKKHSADLYYNLANAHYKLNNIAPSIFYYEKALQLAPNDKDIKNNLAFAKNMTVDAIGVVPEVGFSKLFKSITHSMSFDDWAKTAVVLVFLFVILFLIYYFAYSTVRKRLTFIGSVLSLILLFVSLAFAFQKYALDKKDKPAIVFAQETQVKSEPNLRSEESFRLHEGTKVQVIDSVDKWSKVKLSDGKTGWLASGDIKTLTAF; encoded by the coding sequence ATGAAGAAGTTACTATACATACTTTCGTTTTTGTTCAGTTTTGGATTATTTGCACAAAGCGATGCGCTTTTTAAGCAAGGTAATACCTTGTATAATGAAGGTAAATACGCGGAGGCTATTCAGAAATATGATGCTATTTTAAATACTAAAAAACATTCTGCCGATTTGTATTATAATCTTGCAAACGCGCATTACAAGCTTAATAATATTGCGCCAAGCATATTCTATTATGAAAAAGCATTGCAGTTAGCTCCAAATGATAAAGACATTAAAAATAACTTAGCCTTTGCTAAAAACATGACGGTAGATGCCATAGGTGTGGTGCCGGAGGTTGGTTTCTCTAAGTTGTTTAAAAGCATAACGCACAGCATGAGTTTTGATGACTGGGCTAAAACAGCAGTAGTACTAGTCTTTCTTTTTGTAATACTGTTTTTAATCTATTATTTCGCTTATTCTACAGTTCGTAAGCGTTTAACTTTTATTGGTAGTGTATTATCACTCATCTTGTTATTTGTAAGTTTAGCGTTTGCTTTTCAAAAGTATGCTTTAGATAAAAAAGATAAGCCTGCCATAGTTTTTGCTCAAGAAACTCAGGTTAAAAGTGAGCCTAATTTGCGTAGTGAAGAATCTTTTAGACTTCATGAAGGTACTAAAGTTCAGGTTATAGATTCTGTTGATAAATGGAGTAAAGTAAAGCTGTCTGATGGTAAAACGGGATGGCTTGCATCTGGTGACATTAAAACATTAACAGCATTTTAA
- a CDS encoding carbonic anhydrase family protein, with protein sequence MKAHTRETQATLTPDKAIAFLKEGNERFQGNLKANRNLLEQVNDTSEGQFPFATILSCIDSRVSAELVFDQGLGDVFSVRIAGNFVNEDILGSMEFACKLAGTKLIVVLGHTSCGAIKGACDGAEMGNLTKLIEKITPAVNAVSEPKDEGLRNSKNLDFVDSVSKKNVELTIDRIHAESPILTEMEKNGEIKIVGAMYDINTGAVNFY encoded by the coding sequence ATGAAAGCACATACAAGAGAAACACAAGCGACATTAACGCCAGATAAAGCCATTGCATTTTTAAAAGAAGGAAACGAAAGATTTCAAGGGAATTTAAAAGCAAATAGAAACCTTCTAGAGCAAGTAAATGATACCAGTGAAGGGCAATTCCCTTTTGCTACAATTTTAAGCTGTATTGATTCTAGAGTATCTGCAGAGTTAGTTTTCGATCAAGGTTTAGGTGATGTTTTTAGTGTGCGTATTGCTGGTAACTTTGTAAATGAAGATATTTTAGGAAGCATGGAGTTTGCTTGTAAACTTGCTGGTACTAAATTAATTGTAGTGTTAGGCCATACAAGTTGTGGTGCTATTAAAGGTGCTTGTGATGGTGCTGAAATGGGTAACTTAACTAAATTAATTGAAAAAATAACTCCAGCGGTAAATGCCGTTTCAGAGCCTAAAGATGAAGGTTTAAGAAATTCTAAAAATTTAGATTTTGTTGATAGTGTATCTAAAAAGAATGTTGAATTAACAATCGATAGAATTCACGCAGAAAGCCCAATACTTACCGAAATGGAAAAGAATGGAGAAATAAAAATTGTTGGTGCTATGTATGATATAAATACAGGAGCAGTTAATTTTTATTAA
- a CDS encoding BatD family protein, giving the protein MKLVKHISIIFFILITSMASAQVKFEAKVSKKSLGLNERLRIDFEMNKDGDNFTPPDFSNFNVSGPNQSVSNSWINGVRTYKKTYTYFLTPKSRGNFTVSQATIVIDGTVYKTVPVKVTVTAAVDKPKDPNDPNFIASENIHLVAEISKTNPYLNEAISVVYKLYVSPNIAVDNWNEIDSPRYNDFWSQNINTQGQKVQNGTYKGEDYRYLVLRKTVLYPQKTGELNIEPLTLNLSMRVPTNRRDIFGGSIMTRVSKVVSAGNQTISVKPLPEQGKPADFTGAVGSFSFDVTSSKQVLDASESLQIKVGVKGNGNLKLFKLPKLSLPSSLEVYEPEHAENVKTNSAGMQGDISDSYTVVPQYKGKYPIPSISFSYFDLKTKSYKRLNSDEIIIDVQNGPLNNVNTSETNTASNKQAVVLNNDQFAFIKTKTNFTSITPNYFFKTNLFWNLLLLPFLLIPIAIIFRNKKASRDADVYGNRIRKADKLAKKYLSNAKKSLGQKEAFYIALEKALHNYLKAKLHIETNELSKDKIEELLLKKEVDAEVIKDFKGILESCELARYTPIDIVTMQVDYDKAAKTISLIDKQAR; this is encoded by the coding sequence ATGAAATTAGTAAAACACATATCCATAATATTTTTCATACTAATTACAAGTATGGCTTCTGCTCAGGTTAAATTTGAAGCTAAGGTCAGTAAGAAATCATTGGGGTTAAACGAGCGTTTACGTATCGATTTTGAAATGAATAAGGATGGCGATAATTTTACACCGCCCGATTTTTCAAACTTTAATGTTAGTGGGCCCAACCAATCCGTAAGTAACTCCTGGATTAATGGTGTGCGTACTTATAAAAAAACATACACATACTTTTTAACGCCAAAAAGCCGAGGTAATTTCACGGTTTCTCAAGCTACTATTGTTATAGATGGTACGGTGTACAAAACGGTTCCTGTAAAAGTTACAGTTACCGCAGCTGTAGATAAACCTAAGGACCCGAACGATCCAAACTTTATTGCTTCAGAAAACATTCATTTAGTTGCCGAAATATCTAAAACCAATCCGTACTTAAATGAAGCTATTTCTGTAGTTTATAAGCTTTATGTCTCACCTAATATCGCTGTAGATAACTGGAACGAAATAGACAGTCCAAGATATAACGATTTTTGGAGCCAGAACATTAATACACAAGGACAAAAAGTTCAAAACGGAACTTATAAAGGTGAAGATTATCGCTATTTAGTGCTTCGTAAAACAGTGCTATATCCGCAAAAAACGGGTGAACTAAATATAGAGCCGCTTACCTTAAACCTTTCTATGCGTGTGCCAACCAATCGTCGTGATATTTTTGGTGGCTCTATAATGACGCGTGTTAGCAAAGTAGTATCAGCAGGTAACCAGACTATTTCTGTTAAGCCATTGCCAGAACAAGGTAAGCCAGCAGATTTTACAGGTGCCGTTGGTAGCTTTAGTTTCGATGTAACGAGTTCTAAACAAGTGCTAGATGCTTCAGAATCACTTCAAATAAAAGTTGGGGTAAAAGGTAACGGAAATTTAAAACTATTTAAGTTGCCTAAGCTGTCATTACCAAGTTCTTTAGAAGTTTATGAGCCAGAACATGCCGAGAATGTTAAAACAAATTCTGCGGGTATGCAAGGTGATATTTCCGATAGTTATACCGTAGTGCCTCAGTATAAGGGTAAATATCCAATACCGAGTATTTCTTTTTCTTATTTCGATTTAAAAACCAAGTCGTACAAAAGATTAAATTCAGATGAAATTATAATCGATGTTCAAAATGGTCCGTTAAATAATGTAAATACTAGCGAGACTAACACTGCTAGTAATAAACAAGCTGTGGTTTTAAATAACGACCAATTTGCTTTCATAAAAACTAAAACTAATTTTACGAGTATTACACCAAACTATTTTTTTAAAACCAATTTATTTTGGAACTTGTTATTACTGCCGTTTCTGTTGATTCCAATTGCAATTATTTTCCGTAATAAAAAAGCAAGTCGTGATGCTGATGTGTATGGAAACCGCATTAGAAAAGCTGATAAACTTGCTAAGAAATATTTAAGTAATGCTAAAAAATCTTTAGGTCAAAAAGAAGCCTTTTATATCGCTTTAGAGAAAGCATTGCATAATTATTTAAAAGCAAAATTACACATAGAAACCAACGAATTAAGTAAGGATAAAATTGAAGAATTACTCTTGAAGAAGGAAGTAGATGCTGAGGTAATAAAAGATTTTAAAGGAATTTTAGAGAGTTGTGAGTTAGCACGTTATACTCCAATCGATATTGTTACAATGCAAGTCGATTATGATAAAGCAGCTAAAACTATTTCGTTAATTGATAAACAAGCGCGTTAA